The Streptomyces achromogenes genome window below encodes:
- the fusA gene encoding elongation factor G yields MATTSLDLAKVRNIGIMAHIDAGKTTTTERILFYTGVSYKIGEVHDGAATMDWMEQEQERGITITSAATTCHWPLADVDHTINIIDTPGHVDFTVEVERSLRVLDGAVTVFDGVAGVEPQSETVWRQADRYGVPRICFVNKLDRTGAEFHRCVDMISGRLGATPIVMQLPIGAEADFKGVVDLVTMKAFVWSAEAEKGEMYDVVDIPSTHTEAAEEYRGKLVETVAENDDEIMELYLEGQEPSVEQLYAAIRRITIASGKSDGITVTPVFCGTAFKNKGVQPLLDAVVRYLPSPLDVEAIEGHDVKDPEEVVKRKPSDDEPLSALAFKIMSDPHLGKLTFVRVYSGRLVSGTAVLNSVKGKKERIGKIYRMHANKREEIEAVGAGDIVAVMGLKQTTTGETLCDDKNPVILESMDFPAPVIQVAIEPKSKGDQEKLGIAIQRLAEEDPSFQVHSDEETGQTIIGGMGELHLEVLVDRMRREFKVEANVGKPQVAYRETIRKTVDRVDYTHKKQTGGTGQFAKVQIAIEPIEGGDASYEFVNKVTGGRIPKEYIPSVDAGAQEAMQFGILAGYEMTGVRVTLLDGGYHEVDSSELAFKIAGSQAFKEAARKASPVLLEPMMAVEVTTPEDYMGEVIGDINSRRGQIQAMEERAGARVVKGLVPLSEMFGYVGDLRSKTSGRASYSMQFDSYAEVPRNVAEEIIAKAKGE; encoded by the coding sequence ATGGCTACCACTTCACTTGACCTGGCCAAGGTCCGCAACATCGGGATCATGGCCCACATCGACGCGGGCAAGACGACCACCACCGAGCGGATCCTGTTCTACACCGGCGTCTCCTACAAGATCGGTGAGGTCCACGACGGCGCCGCGACCATGGACTGGATGGAGCAGGAGCAGGAGCGTGGCATCACGATCACCTCTGCTGCCACCACCTGTCACTGGCCGCTCGCCGACGTCGACCACACCATCAACATCATCGACACCCCGGGTCACGTCGACTTCACCGTCGAGGTGGAGCGTTCCCTGCGTGTGCTCGACGGCGCTGTGACGGTGTTCGACGGCGTTGCCGGCGTCGAGCCCCAGTCCGAGACCGTGTGGCGTCAGGCGGACCGTTACGGCGTTCCGCGCATCTGCTTCGTCAACAAGCTCGACCGGACCGGTGCCGAGTTCCACCGTTGCGTCGACATGATCAGCGGCCGCCTGGGTGCGACCCCGATCGTGATGCAGCTGCCGATCGGTGCCGAGGCCGACTTCAAGGGCGTCGTCGACCTGGTCACGATGAAGGCCTTCGTGTGGTCCGCCGAGGCGGAGAAGGGTGAGATGTACGACGTCGTCGACATCCCGTCCACCCACACCGAGGCTGCCGAGGAGTACCGCGGCAAGCTCGTCGAGACCGTCGCCGAGAACGACGACGAGATCATGGAGCTGTACCTGGAGGGCCAGGAGCCTTCCGTGGAGCAGCTGTACGCCGCGATCCGTCGTATCACCATCGCGTCCGGCAAGTCCGACGGCATCACCGTCACCCCGGTGTTCTGTGGCACCGCGTTCAAGAACAAGGGCGTCCAGCCCCTGCTCGACGCGGTCGTGCGCTACCTGCCCTCCCCCCTGGACGTCGAGGCCATCGAGGGCCACGACGTGAAGGACCCGGAGGAGGTCGTCAAGCGCAAGCCGTCCGACGACGAGCCGCTGTCCGCCCTCGCGTTCAAGATCATGAGCGACCCGCACCTGGGCAAGCTCACCTTCGTCCGGGTCTACTCGGGCCGCCTGGTGTCCGGCACTGCCGTGCTGAACTCCGTCAAGGGCAAGAAGGAGCGCATCGGCAAGATCTACCGCATGCACGCGAACAAGCGTGAGGAGATCGAGGCGGTCGGCGCCGGCGACATCGTCGCCGTCATGGGTCTGAAGCAGACCACGACCGGCGAGACGCTGTGCGACGACAAGAACCCGGTGATCCTGGAGTCCATGGACTTCCCGGCTCCGGTCATCCAGGTCGCCATCGAGCCCAAGTCGAAGGGCGACCAGGAGAAGCTGGGCATCGCGATCCAGCGCCTGGCCGAGGAGGACCCGTCGTTCCAGGTCCACTCGGACGAGGAGACCGGCCAGACCATCATCGGCGGCATGGGCGAACTGCACCTCGAGGTGCTGGTCGACCGTATGCGCCGTGAGTTCAAGGTCGAGGCCAACGTCGGCAAGCCGCAGGTCGCCTACCGCGAGACCATCCGCAAGACGGTCGACCGGGTGGACTACACGCACAAGAAGCAGACCGGCGGTACCGGCCAGTTCGCCAAGGTGCAGATCGCGATCGAGCCGATCGAGGGCGGCGACGCCTCGTACGAGTTCGTGAACAAGGTGACCGGTGGTCGTATCCCGAAGGAGTACATCCCTTCGGTCGACGCCGGTGCGCAGGAGGCCATGCAGTTCGGCATCCTCGCCGGTTACGAGATGACCGGCGTGCGCGTCACCCTGCTCGACGGCGGCTACCACGAGGTCGACTCCTCCGAGCTCGCCTTCAAGATCGCCGGTTCGCAGGCCTTCAAGGAGGCCGCCCGCAAGGCCAGCCCCGTGCTGCTCGAGCCGATGATGGCCGTCGAGGTCACCACGCCCGAGGACTACATGGGCGAGGTCATCGGCGACATCAACTCCCGCCGTGGTCAGATCCAGGCCATGGAGGAGCGGGCCGGTGCCCGCGTCGTCAAGGGCCTGGTGCCCCTGTCGGAGATGTTCGGCTACGTCGGCGACCTCCGCAGCAAGACGTCGGGTCGCGCGAGCTACTCGATGCAGTTCGACTCCTACGCCGAGGTTCCCCGGAACGTCGCCGAGGAGATCATCGCGAAGGCCAAGGGCGAGTAA
- the tuf gene encoding elongation factor Tu has product MAKAKFERTKPHVNIGTIGHIDHGKTTLTAAITKVLHDAYPDLNEASAFDQIDKAPEERQRGITISIAHVEYQTETRHYAHVDCPGHADYIKNMITGAAQMDGAILVVAATDGPMPQTKEHVLLARQVGVPYIVVALNKADMVDDEEILELVELEVRELLSEYEFPGDDLPVVKVSALKALEGDPEWAKTVLELMAAVDESIPTPERDVDKPFLMPVEDVFTITGRGTVVTGRIERGVLKVNETVDIIGIKQDKTTTTVTGIEMFRKLLDEGQAGENVGLLLRGIKREDVERGQVIIKPGSVTPHTEFEAQAYILSKDEGGRHTPFFNNYRPQFYFRTTDVTGVVTLPEGTEMVMPGDNTEMKVELIQPVAMEEGLKFAIREGGRTVGAGQVTKINK; this is encoded by the coding sequence GTGGCGAAGGCGAAGTTCGAGCGGACTAAGCCGCACGTCAACATCGGCACCATCGGTCACATCGACCACGGTAAGACGACCCTCACGGCCGCCATTACCAAGGTGCTGCACGACGCGTACCCGGACCTGAACGAGGCCTCGGCCTTCGACCAGATCGACAAGGCTCCTGAGGAGCGCCAGCGCGGTATCACCATCTCCATCGCGCACGTCGAGTACCAGACCGAGACGCGTCACTACGCCCACGTCGACTGCCCCGGTCACGCGGACTACATCAAGAACATGATCACGGGTGCGGCGCAGATGGACGGCGCCATCCTCGTCGTCGCCGCCACCGACGGCCCGATGCCGCAGACCAAGGAGCACGTGCTCCTGGCCCGCCAGGTCGGCGTTCCGTACATCGTCGTCGCCCTGAACAAGGCCGACATGGTGGACGACGAGGAGATCCTGGAGCTCGTCGAGCTCGAGGTCCGTGAGCTCCTCTCCGAGTACGAGTTCCCGGGCGACGACCTGCCGGTCGTCAAGGTCTCGGCGCTCAAGGCCCTCGAGGGCGACCCGGAGTGGGCGAAGACCGTCCTGGAGCTCATGGCCGCGGTCGACGAGTCGATCCCGACCCCCGAGCGTGACGTCGACAAGCCGTTCCTCATGCCCGTCGAGGACGTCTTCACGATCACCGGTCGCGGTACGGTCGTCACCGGCCGTATCGAGCGTGGTGTCCTGAAGGTCAACGAGACCGTCGACATCATCGGCATCAAGCAGGACAAGACCACCACCACGGTCACCGGCATCGAGATGTTCCGCAAGCTGCTCGACGAGGGCCAGGCCGGTGAGAACGTCGGTCTGCTGCTTCGTGGCATCAAGCGCGAGGACGTCGAGCGCGGCCAGGTCATCATCAAGCCGGGTTCGGTCACGCCGCACACCGAGTTCGAGGCCCAGGCCTACATCCTGTCGAAGGACGAGGGTGGCCGTCACACCCCCTTCTTCAACAACTACCGTCCGCAGTTCTACTTCCGTACGACGGACGTGACCGGCGTCGTGACCCTCCCCGAGGGCACCGAGATGGTCATGCCGGGTGACAACACCGAGATGAAGGTGGAGCTCATCCAGCCCGTCGCCATGGAAGAGGGCCTGAAGTTCGCCATCCGTGAGGGTGGCCGGACGGTCGGCGCCGGCCAGGTCACCAAGATCAACAAGTAA
- a CDS encoding Uma2 family endonuclease, with amino-acid sequence MTIASDHTQHGASLLYRAMRDFVESTDDNLPGKFEITKEGIVLDMMSPTRPHELTVLRVRKRLEKAMPDEIVAHTGEPDVEDEPEGIMRRPDVMVIAEADMEGEGSFDPRSLVAAIEVVSRSNPDNDWVSKVRDYPLMGIPVYAIFDPRTGTGAVLSDIHPTPDGPRYATRKDFVYGEDVTVADWTVSTEDLPRYPD; translated from the coding sequence ATGACCATCGCCTCGGACCACACGCAGCACGGTGCCTCCCTCCTCTACCGGGCCATGCGGGACTTCGTGGAGTCGACGGACGACAACCTCCCCGGCAAGTTCGAGATCACCAAGGAAGGGATCGTCCTCGACATGATGTCGCCCACGAGGCCGCACGAGCTCACCGTGCTGCGCGTCCGGAAGCGCCTGGAAAAGGCGATGCCGGACGAGATCGTGGCCCACACGGGTGAACCCGACGTGGAGGACGAACCCGAGGGCATCATGCGCCGTCCCGATGTGATGGTGATCGCCGAGGCGGACATGGAGGGAGAGGGCTCCTTCGATCCCCGGTCACTCGTCGCCGCCATCGAGGTGGTCTCCCGCTCCAACCCGGACAACGACTGGGTCAGCAAGGTGCGCGACTACCCGCTGATGGGCATTCCCGTCTACGCGATCTTCGACCCCCGCACCGGAACGGGCGCGGTCCTCAGCGACATCCACCCCACCCCCGACGGCCCCCGCTACGCCACGCGCAAGGACTTCGTCTACGGCGAGGACGTCACCGTCGCGGACTGGACCGTCTCCACAGAGGATCTCCCCCGCTACCCCGACTGA
- a CDS encoding helix-turn-helix domain-containing protein, whose product MNTENPSAPSGAKSRIPGRTHPHVGGLTHDNARHTTRFTVIGNHLAQHAELSLLAIGLGVRIQSLPPGVRVDIRTLTARFPEGSVRIAAALRELEAHGYLRRERTRVPGGRIITRTVSCNQPGHRDRRPASDHAPTGPAAAPQPRDTPTRKPQPRKALPDVPRPAYPAPALLQAATDLLARLRRHDSRLLLSATDVEHLAPGVAAWLERDVSPAAIMRALTADLPPDPLRRPAALLAHRLAAQLPPPPPFRTPPETPPPVRGPLPTCDGCDRPFRSPTPELLCRDCRPDRPEAA is encoded by the coding sequence ATGAACACGGAAAACCCTAGCGCGCCCTCGGGTGCCAAGTCCCGCATCCCGGGCAGAACCCACCCTCACGTGGGTGGTCTGACCCACGACAACGCGCGCCACACCACCCGCTTCACGGTGATCGGCAACCACCTCGCCCAGCACGCGGAGCTGTCGTTGCTCGCGATCGGCCTGGGTGTGCGCATCCAGTCGCTGCCCCCGGGCGTCCGCGTCGACATCAGGACCCTCACCGCGCGCTTCCCCGAAGGGTCGGTCCGTATCGCCGCCGCGTTGCGCGAGCTGGAGGCCCACGGGTACCTCCGCCGCGAACGCACCCGCGTCCCCGGCGGCCGGATCATCACCCGCACGGTCTCCTGCAACCAGCCCGGTCACCGTGATCGCCGTCCGGCCTCGGACCACGCGCCGACGGGGCCGGCGGCCGCGCCTCAGCCCCGCGACACTCCGACCCGCAAGCCGCAGCCCCGCAAGGCGCTCCCCGACGTGCCCCGCCCCGCGTACCCGGCCCCCGCGCTCCTCCAGGCGGCGACGGATCTTCTCGCACGCCTCCGCCGCCACGACTCCCGCCTCCTGCTGTCCGCCACGGACGTGGAGCACCTCGCCCCCGGCGTCGCTGCCTGGCTGGAGCGGGATGTCAGCCCCGCAGCCATAATGCGAGCGCTCACCGCGGACCTCCCACCAGACCCGCTGCGCCGACCGGCCGCCCTCCTGGCCCACCGCCTCGCCGCCCAGCTCCCGCCCCCGCCGCCCTTCCGGACGCCACCCGAGACTCCACCGCCCGTGCGAGGCCCCCTCCCCACCTGCGACGGCTGCGACCGGCCCTTCCGCTCGCCGACCCCGGAGCTCCTCTGCCGCGACTGCCGACCCGATCGCCCTGAGGCCGCCTAG
- a CDS encoding alpha/beta hydrolase, with protein sequence MDLATLKALKPTEYSEAADGYRSTSDMASAAKDRIENQIAVAMRKALKGEAATAAINQLTELGKNFHYIQVECGLVSTAIEAFSYEVGAAKTKLDAALDGAQAAKLTVHADGSVSYPAGGEKDADGKIPDGGTVSGLTDGTAAAVGRQAANFDPNPNHRLAQDYADQIAAALKEATEADEKWAPKLRALKADDDLTVSDSDWADASSDTKGVAEAGKKYFDSLPQPPKDGTPESNAEWWTGLNAEEQAAWISMRPDAVGGMDGLPATARDEANRMVLEETRAKMRMELDSIPKPPANEWTWITAGGYPSKVHTDEWMDWHREYGDRSEQLKQHLKGMQYIQDRFDRTGEGGLPEAYLLGFDPVGLDDGKIIMANGNPDVADHVAVYVPGTHAGLEKIGENDTHGDLGRGETLWAESSKLAPGQKVSTITWLDYDAPDSIVPEASSGSRAEEGGPRLYDFLQGSRAAHEEATGTTAHTTVLGHSYGSTVVGASAQSGSWQDPEAVDDYMFAGSPGVQADHAADFGVGANHVWAMGGPGDDQFVRQGGRLMGLGDNLTIPTDESFGGNVMKSDSDGHSGFWDTNGHEASVSLKNQARVITGRYGDVVLDD encoded by the coding sequence ATGGACCTCGCGACGCTCAAGGCCCTCAAGCCCACCGAGTACTCGGAAGCGGCCGACGGATACCGCAGCACCTCGGACATGGCGAGCGCGGCCAAGGATCGCATCGAGAACCAGATCGCCGTGGCGATGCGTAAAGCGCTGAAGGGCGAGGCCGCGACCGCCGCGATCAACCAACTGACGGAACTGGGCAAGAACTTCCACTACATCCAGGTGGAATGCGGTCTCGTCAGTACCGCGATCGAAGCCTTCTCCTACGAGGTGGGAGCCGCCAAGACCAAGCTCGACGCGGCCCTCGACGGCGCTCAGGCCGCCAAGCTCACCGTGCACGCGGACGGTTCGGTCTCCTACCCGGCGGGCGGGGAGAAGGACGCCGACGGCAAGATTCCCGACGGTGGCACGGTGAGCGGTCTGACGGACGGCACGGCCGCCGCGGTCGGCCGGCAGGCGGCCAACTTCGACCCCAATCCGAACCACCGCCTGGCGCAGGACTACGCCGACCAGATAGCCGCAGCGCTGAAGGAGGCTACGGAGGCCGACGAGAAGTGGGCTCCGAAGCTGCGCGCGCTGAAGGCGGACGACGACCTGACCGTCTCCGACAGCGACTGGGCCGACGCGTCCTCGGACACGAAGGGCGTCGCGGAGGCAGGCAAGAAGTATTTCGACTCGCTTCCGCAACCGCCCAAGGACGGTACTCCGGAGTCGAACGCGGAATGGTGGACTGGCCTGAACGCCGAGGAGCAGGCCGCGTGGATCTCCATGCGCCCAGACGCCGTCGGTGGGATGGACGGTCTGCCCGCCACGGCTCGCGACGAGGCTAACCGCATGGTGCTGGAGGAGACGCGCGCCAAGATGCGGATGGAGTTGGATTCGATCCCGAAGCCGCCGGCCAACGAGTGGACCTGGATTACTGCCGGTGGCTATCCGTCCAAGGTCCACACCGACGAATGGATGGACTGGCACAGAGAGTACGGGGACCGCTCCGAGCAGCTGAAGCAGCACCTCAAGGGCATGCAGTACATACAGGACCGGTTCGACCGGACCGGTGAAGGGGGCCTGCCCGAGGCCTATCTGCTCGGCTTCGACCCCGTGGGGCTGGACGACGGGAAGATCATCATGGCTAACGGAAATCCGGACGTGGCGGACCACGTGGCTGTGTACGTCCCCGGTACCCATGCCGGCCTCGAGAAGATCGGGGAGAACGACACTCATGGAGACCTCGGACGCGGAGAGACGCTGTGGGCGGAGAGCTCCAAGCTCGCTCCCGGCCAGAAGGTGTCCACGATCACCTGGCTCGACTACGACGCTCCGGACAGCATCGTTCCGGAGGCGAGCAGCGGATCGCGCGCGGAGGAGGGTGGTCCTCGCCTGTACGACTTCCTCCAAGGAAGCAGAGCAGCCCATGAGGAGGCCACCGGAACCACCGCACACACCACGGTTCTCGGGCACAGCTACGGAAGCACGGTCGTCGGCGCCTCCGCACAGTCGGGGAGCTGGCAAGACCCCGAGGCCGTGGACGACTACATGTTCGCAGGAAGCCCGGGCGTCCAAGCAGATCACGCGGCTGACTTCGGTGTGGGTGCGAACCACGTCTGGGCGATGGGCGGACCTGGGGACGACCAGTTCGTACGCCAAGGCGGTCGCTTGATGGGGCTCGGTGACAACCTGACCATCCCCACTGACGAATCGTTCGGTGGGAACGTGATGAAAAGCGACTCGGACGGGCACAGCGGATTCTGGGATACAAACGGCCACGAGGCATCGGTCAGTTTGAAAAACCAGGCCCGAGTGATCACAGGAAGGTACGGAGATGTCGTTCTGGACGACTGA
- a CDS encoding YrhB domain-containing protein yields MSPDTRAAAWLTETYRGLVELSVPQPVHETPTAWMFSCRTLTQPGYPATPMLAASVVVPKDGSPVFHPSASDPLGDMDAVDPRQAARRVTDQARRINARGCLVAVHSAVERAPSVPLPWQPSDEAPGWWSRLTRRYFPSFQRVPVRGWDDVIGAMSEPGPDTRGVVWVRRAIGGAEASGNLLYAHNNNGQVVLLDGLTSSLARLDRADLVHELVLLRSLPATREAPPQAWEREAHDFASAAAKARLWLDDAYHGQVDLVAPTAEDEIRRGWVFSCNTRRFLDGGRWQDAMLDATVVVPKDNGAPFGLPNAEPWAWLARWNAGENPGPKGFPPPPPPGRASWFEPTLAELGTVLSTSEHVDWQTAADALSALAAGARALVWVRRTDGRSREAVGWLLNAVVTEEGVMLLDGSSDAPLSLDPAGVHRLHVIRYR; encoded by the coding sequence ATGAGCCCTGACACCCGAGCGGCCGCGTGGCTGACCGAAACATACCGGGGTCTGGTCGAACTCTCCGTTCCGCAACCGGTGCACGAGACTCCCACCGCGTGGATGTTCTCCTGCCGGACCCTGACCCAGCCGGGCTACCCCGCCACGCCCATGCTCGCGGCCTCCGTCGTCGTCCCGAAGGACGGCAGCCCGGTCTTCCACCCGTCGGCCAGCGACCCCCTCGGGGACATGGACGCGGTCGACCCCCGGCAGGCGGCGCGCAGGGTCACCGACCAGGCACGCAGGATCAACGCGCGCGGCTGTCTGGTGGCCGTGCACTCCGCTGTCGAGCGTGCCCCGTCGGTCCCGTTGCCCTGGCAGCCCTCCGACGAGGCGCCCGGCTGGTGGTCCAGGCTGACCCGGCGCTACTTCCCGTCATTCCAGCGGGTTCCCGTGCGCGGCTGGGACGACGTGATCGGCGCCATGAGCGAGCCGGGTCCCGACACGCGGGGCGTGGTCTGGGTCCGCCGCGCGATCGGCGGCGCCGAGGCGTCCGGGAACCTCCTCTACGCACACAACAACAACGGCCAGGTGGTCCTGCTGGACGGCCTGACCTCGTCCCTCGCCAGACTCGACAGAGCGGACCTGGTGCACGAGCTGGTCCTCCTGCGCTCCCTGCCCGCGACGCGGGAGGCCCCGCCGCAGGCGTGGGAGCGGGAGGCGCACGACTTCGCCTCCGCGGCAGCCAAGGCCCGGCTGTGGCTCGACGACGCGTACCACGGACAGGTCGACCTGGTGGCGCCGACGGCCGAGGACGAGATCCGGCGGGGCTGGGTCTTCTCCTGCAACACCAGGCGGTTCCTGGACGGCGGACGCTGGCAGGACGCCATGCTCGACGCGACGGTCGTCGTCCCCAAGGACAACGGCGCCCCGTTCGGCCTGCCCAACGCGGAGCCCTGGGCCTGGCTGGCGCGCTGGAACGCCGGCGAGAACCCGGGTCCGAAAGGCTTCCCCCCACCGCCCCCGCCCGGCCGCGCCAGCTGGTTCGAGCCGACGCTCGCGGAGCTGGGCACCGTCCTGTCCACGTCCGAGCACGTCGACTGGCAGACCGCGGCGGACGCCTTGTCGGCCCTGGCCGCCGGCGCGCGGGCGCTGGTCTGGGTACGGCGGACGGACGGCCGGTCGCGAGAAGCGGTGGGGTGGCTGCTGAACGCCGTCGTGACGGAGGAGGGCGTGATGCTGCTCGACGGTTCGTCCGACGCCCCCCTGTCACTGGACCCGGCAGGAGTCCACCGCCTGCACGTGATCCGCTACCGCTGA
- a CDS encoding YrhB domain-containing protein has translation MPSRDEALDSAAALLRAVYPEKTESLVMLPEKSVEYPYGWAVAFDWKEHIETGDWLLSPITSVVVVPHDGGRAHFPPSAFPVDDYMSRRASGNWPPKE, from the coding sequence ATGCCGAGCAGAGACGAGGCGTTGGATTCCGCGGCCGCGCTTCTCAGGGCGGTCTATCCCGAGAAGACGGAATCGCTGGTCATGCTTCCGGAGAAGTCCGTCGAATACCCCTACGGATGGGCGGTCGCCTTCGACTGGAAAGAGCACATCGAGACCGGGGACTGGCTGCTGTCGCCGATCACCAGCGTGGTCGTCGTGCCGCACGACGGAGGAAGGGCCCACTTCCCGCCGAGCGCCTTTCCGGTGGACGACTACATGTCCCGACGCGCCTCGGGCAACTGGCCCCCCAAGGAGTAG
- a CDS encoding putative T7SS-secreted protein, which translates to MGIVDDIKGGLNSGLEYGEKLVDEGKKKLGEGIDYATDKVGDGLDHVGLHSAADAVEDFGDELASDLGATPGEQQLGQTEQADELVHGSPAKIRASAKHLKDFQAAFDKVGTGMKKVDSAGWKGVGGDVFREKFGVHPMKWLYAADACEAAGVALDAYADTVEWAQRQAQEAVEQYKKGKKASVDAVEAYNKKVDAYNAKIKADQDPGPQPEPFHDPGIEGMRAARARLAQARKQRNLVAGEAQTQVKAALAHAPAEPPPLDRFGSDLIDGYQAVNTELTHVIGGALKGTAGLLNFVRGLNPTDPYNLMHPAEYIQNVNMTLAGLVSTAAHPERVVQATVDGFRKDPSEFTGRLLPELLGTKGAGLARGGLRLGMKEGLESGAAQGLKYGDELVAGQKTAEAAANAPKDWSGLARSTDHVSERAIHADSVDPKVAQEFLDDQYPWLKDINNRWEDGYTQNCAHTTVSTARRIEDIEVSAAPRPGPGHLPLEPFKVLDETQPWRKADSYDDLIRDLQARGDGAKSAVFIGRGNSGHFFNAVNTDHGVVFLDGQTGKLATLEKNVVEIQHVPYEKVVK; encoded by the coding sequence ATGGGGATCGTCGACGACATCAAGGGCGGTCTGAACAGCGGGCTGGAGTACGGCGAGAAACTCGTCGACGAGGGCAAGAAGAAGCTCGGCGAGGGCATCGACTACGCCACCGACAAGGTCGGCGACGGCCTCGACCACGTGGGCCTGCACAGCGCCGCCGACGCGGTGGAGGACTTCGGCGACGAACTCGCCTCCGACCTCGGCGCCACCCCCGGGGAACAGCAGCTCGGCCAGACCGAACAGGCCGACGAGCTCGTCCACGGCAGCCCCGCGAAGATCCGGGCGAGCGCCAAACACCTCAAGGACTTCCAGGCCGCGTTCGACAAAGTCGGCACCGGGATGAAGAAGGTCGACTCGGCCGGCTGGAAGGGGGTGGGCGGCGACGTCTTCCGCGAGAAGTTCGGCGTGCATCCCATGAAGTGGCTGTACGCGGCCGATGCCTGTGAGGCGGCGGGCGTGGCTCTGGACGCCTACGCGGACACGGTCGAGTGGGCTCAGCGGCAGGCCCAGGAGGCCGTCGAGCAGTACAAGAAGGGCAAGAAGGCCTCCGTGGACGCCGTGGAGGCGTACAACAAGAAGGTCGACGCCTACAACGCCAAGATCAAGGCCGACCAGGATCCGGGGCCGCAGCCCGAGCCGTTCCACGATCCGGGCATCGAGGGGATGAGGGCAGCGCGCGCCAGGCTCGCTCAGGCCCGCAAGCAACGCAACCTCGTCGCCGGTGAGGCGCAGACCCAGGTCAAGGCGGCGCTCGCGCACGCCCCCGCCGAACCACCGCCGCTGGACCGGTTCGGCAGCGACCTGATCGACGGCTATCAGGCCGTCAACACCGAGCTCACCCATGTCATCGGCGGCGCCCTCAAGGGCACGGCGGGGTTGCTGAACTTCGTGCGCGGACTGAACCCCACTGATCCGTACAACCTCATGCATCCGGCCGAGTACATCCAGAACGTCAACATGACGCTGGCCGGACTCGTCTCCACCGCCGCCCACCCCGAACGCGTCGTCCAGGCGACGGTGGACGGCTTCAGGAAGGACCCTTCCGAATTCACCGGCAGACTCCTGCCCGAACTGCTCGGGACGAAGGGCGCGGGACTGGCCCGCGGCGGGCTGCGGCTGGGGATGAAAGAAGGTCTGGAGAGCGGCGCGGCCCAGGGCCTCAAATACGGGGACGAACTCGTCGCCGGGCAGAAAACGGCTGAGGCGGCCGCTAATGCCCCCAAGGACTGGAGTGGTCTCGCCCGCAGCACGGATCACGTGTCGGAGAGGGCCATTCATGCCGACTCGGTGGATCCGAAGGTGGCCCAGGAATTCCTCGACGACCAGTATCCGTGGCTGAAGGACATCAACAACCGCTGGGAGGACGGGTACACGCAGAACTGCGCGCACACCACGGTCTCGACCGCGCGCCGGATCGAGGACATCGAGGTCAGCGCGGCGCCTCGGCCGGGCCCCGGACACCTTCCGTTGGAGCCGTTCAAGGTCCTGGACGAGACCCAGCCCTGGCGGAAGGCCGACAGCTACGATGATCTCATTCGCGACCTACAGGCTCGCGGCGACGGGGCGAAGAGTGCCGTCTTCATCGGCCGAGGAAATTCGGGCCACTTCTTCAACGCGGTGAACACCGACCACGGAGTGGTCTTCCTCGACGGGCAGACCGGAAAGCTCGCCACCCTGGAGAAGAACGTGGTGGAAATCCAGCACGTCCCCTACGAGAAGGTAGTCAAGTAG
- the rpsJ gene encoding 30S ribosomal protein S10 — protein MAGQKIRIRLKAYDHEVIDSSAKKIVETVTRTGASVAGPVPLPTEKNVYCVIKSPHKYKDSREHFEMRTHKRLIDILDPTPKTVDSLMRLDLPAGVDIEIKL, from the coding sequence ATGGCGGGACAGAAGATCCGCATCCGGCTCAAGGCCTACGACCACGAGGTCATCGACTCCTCGGCGAAGAAGATCGTCGAGACGGTGACCCGCACTGGTGCGTCGGTCGCGGGCCCGGTGCCGCTGCCCACTGAGAAGAACGTGTACTGCGTCATCAAGTCGCCGCACAAGTACAAGGACTCGCGCGAGCACTTCGAGATGCGCACGCACAAGCGCCTGATCGACATTCTCGACCCGACCCCCAAGACCGTTGACTCTCTGATGCGACTCGACCTCCCGGCCGGTGTCGACATCGAGATCAAGCTCTGA